Proteins from a genomic interval of Gordonia sp. SL306:
- a CDS encoding DUF6325 family protein — translation MADRAELGPIDYIVVELPDDTTTLIDHMITEIAGLMAAGTMRVLDLVAISVDADGAVDVTEVETVEDPRLADFVTSLAEILALEDVENIATAVTPGRSAIVIVWEYLCARPFATLAQTSGSQIIAQGRIPTGAVVAALTTELPG, via the coding sequence ATGGCCGACCGGGCCGAGCTCGGGCCGATCGACTACATCGTCGTCGAACTCCCCGACGACACAACGACTCTCATCGATCACATGATCACGGAGATCGCCGGACTCATGGCGGCCGGCACCATGCGCGTCCTCGACCTGGTGGCGATCTCCGTCGACGCCGACGGCGCGGTCGATGTGACCGAGGTCGAGACGGTCGAGGACCCCCGCCTCGCGGACTTCGTGACATCTCTCGCCGAGATCCTGGCCCTCGAGGATGTGGAGAACATCGCGACTGCGGTGACACCGGGGCGGAGCGCCATTGTGATCGTCTGGGAATACCTGTGCGCCCGCCCTTTTGCCACGCTCGCGCAGACGTCGGGATCGCAGATCATCGCCCAGGGACGCATCCCGACAGGAGCGGTGGTCGCGGCTCTGACGACCGAGCTTCCTGGATGA
- a CDS encoding LuxR C-terminal-related transcriptional regulator, which yields MNESIGHLAPGARLRISRPDLPPGHVRLRRIDRALTTCRPGQVAVVSAGPGYGKTLAVAAWSRHIATEPVAWLAADESDGLRSFWGGVVGALSAAGAFRDGTAVTDVVPGVGFDRSEVELVIDGLAATETPVTLVVDDLHRIADQAVLESVRYLISRQPAQLRLILITRAASELRLQKLRLTDRLTEIGSDQLAFTHADAFEFCTRAGAELSEEDLDTLLVRTQGWPAGLRLALLSTRDADIHDALAQFGGRNETVAAYLVEEVLENLAPTDRKFLLSSSIVEMMTGELARALTGRIDSRHVLDSLVEDNLLTVRLSDRPDWYAYHPLFRELLLDRLAAENPDAPADLHRRAAAWFAESGDPISAIRHYGLAHAWAEVAEVLCRIALPLVLSTQAPALAAALAPTAAQADRRPTADTLIVASMLAYHRSDYGTMIRDADDATNALRGRPTPPAATQIVLALTRMVHARLSSLDDVVDRCDEVLGLVAGVSRSEVPAAQAYALIARNNRAIGLFHRGEIDLATKELESSRISADGAGLSLMAMAADTYLALADLADGALPEVRARTTAIRSLAERRGWTRQPQAMALYAASALTHLESHELEEAERAIAMGRSAVELGTDSGAWLILEVSAVWLAVVRGDLYAARTASKRLEAVREQAGRLPSLLSTWYQVTSAEVQILAGEADAVIARLRDPARADSYAGALTRVTLARAYLSADRPGDAADLLGATSTFAPHRLQAVEAAVLSAVASARLQRESVALERIGDATRLAAPIGHIRPFVTAGPPVRALLDRHQHLADDNAGFIRRLIAACGGTAGPVDGAPVGVLTERELVVLRYLPTMYKASEIAADLFVSVNTVKTHQQSIYRKLGVSTRREAVDRARERDLI from the coding sequence GTGAACGAGTCGATCGGTCACCTAGCGCCGGGTGCCAGGCTGCGCATCTCGCGCCCCGACCTACCTCCGGGTCATGTCCGGCTGCGTCGAATCGACCGTGCGTTGACCACGTGCCGGCCGGGTCAGGTCGCCGTGGTGTCGGCCGGGCCCGGTTATGGGAAGACACTTGCGGTTGCCGCGTGGAGCCGTCACATCGCGACGGAACCGGTGGCGTGGCTGGCGGCCGACGAGTCGGATGGTCTCCGGTCGTTCTGGGGTGGCGTCGTCGGGGCACTGTCGGCCGCTGGCGCTTTTCGTGATGGCACGGCCGTGACCGATGTGGTCCCGGGAGTCGGGTTCGATCGCAGCGAGGTCGAGCTCGTCATCGACGGCCTCGCGGCCACCGAGACGCCGGTGACGCTGGTGGTCGACGACCTCCATCGGATCGCCGACCAGGCCGTTCTCGAGTCCGTCCGGTATCTGATTTCCCGTCAGCCCGCGCAATTGCGGCTGATCCTGATCACCCGTGCGGCCTCCGAACTCCGGCTCCAGAAACTGCGACTCACGGATCGGCTCACCGAGATCGGTTCCGATCAGCTCGCGTTCACGCACGCCGATGCATTCGAATTCTGTACGCGCGCAGGAGCAGAACTCTCCGAGGAGGATCTCGACACATTGCTCGTGCGGACGCAGGGATGGCCCGCAGGCCTCCGACTCGCGTTGCTGAGTACCCGTGACGCAGATATCCACGACGCACTGGCGCAATTCGGTGGCCGCAACGAAACCGTCGCGGCGTATCTCGTCGAGGAGGTGCTGGAGAATCTGGCACCGACCGATCGGAAATTCCTGCTGTCGAGCAGCATTGTGGAGATGATGACCGGCGAGCTCGCGCGTGCGCTGACCGGGCGGATCGACAGTCGGCATGTCCTGGACAGCCTGGTCGAGGACAACCTGCTCACCGTCCGGTTGTCCGATCGGCCGGACTGGTATGCCTATCACCCCCTGTTCCGGGAACTGTTGTTGGATCGCCTCGCGGCCGAGAACCCGGATGCCCCTGCTGATCTCCATCGTCGAGCGGCGGCCTGGTTCGCCGAGAGCGGGGATCCGATCTCGGCTATCCGGCATTACGGTCTGGCCCATGCCTGGGCCGAGGTGGCCGAGGTGCTGTGCCGGATCGCACTGCCCCTGGTGCTGTCGACGCAGGCGCCTGCCCTGGCAGCGGCGTTGGCACCGACGGCCGCGCAGGCCGACCGACGGCCGACGGCCGACACCCTGATCGTGGCGTCGATGCTGGCATATCATCGCAGTGACTACGGCACGATGATCCGAGATGCCGACGACGCGACGAATGCCTTGCGTGGCAGACCGACTCCGCCTGCCGCAACACAGATCGTGCTCGCCCTGACGCGGATGGTGCACGCCCGGCTGAGTTCGCTCGACGATGTCGTCGACCGGTGCGACGAGGTGCTCGGACTGGTGGCCGGAGTGTCGCGCAGCGAGGTGCCTGCCGCCCAGGCCTATGCGTTGATCGCCAGGAACAACCGCGCCATCGGCCTCTTTCATCGCGGTGAGATCGACTTGGCAACAAAAGAACTCGAATCCAGCCGGATCAGCGCCGACGGTGCGGGGCTGAGTCTGATGGCGATGGCGGCCGATACCTACCTGGCGCTCGCCGATCTCGCGGACGGCGCGTTGCCGGAGGTCCGTGCCCGGACGACGGCGATCAGGTCGCTCGCCGAGCGTCGCGGGTGGACCCGTCAGCCCCAGGCGATGGCGCTCTACGCCGCCTCCGCCCTGACCCACCTCGAGAGCCATGAACTCGAGGAGGCCGAGCGCGCGATCGCCATGGGGCGCAGTGCCGTCGAGCTCGGTACGGACAGCGGGGCCTGGTTGATCCTGGAGGTCTCGGCGGTCTGGCTGGCGGTGGTGCGCGGTGATCTCTATGCCGCACGCACAGCATCCAAGCGGCTCGAGGCCGTGCGTGAGCAGGCCGGCCGGCTGCCGTCGCTGCTCAGCACGTGGTATCAGGTCACGTCGGCGGAGGTGCAGATACTCGCAGGCGAGGCCGATGCCGTGATAGCACGGCTCCGCGATCCGGCGCGTGCCGACTCGTATGCCGGTGCCCTGACGAGGGTCACTCTCGCCAGGGCGTACCTCTCGGCGGATCGACCCGGTGACGCGGCGGACTTGTTGGGCGCGACGAGTACCTTTGCGCCGCATCGTCTGCAGGCGGTCGAGGCAGCGGTGCTGTCAGCGGTGGCCTCGGCGCGGCTGCAACGGGAGTCGGTCGCACTCGAACGCATCGGCGACGCGACGCGGCTGGCGGCACCGATCGGTCACATACGGCCGTTCGTGACGGCTGGGCCGCCGGTGCGGGCGCTGCTCGACAGGCACCAGCACCTGGCCGACGACAACGCCGGCTTCATCCGGCGGCTCATCGCGGCGTGCGGCGGCACGGCCGGACCGGTCGATGGTGCGCCGGTGGGTGTGCTCACCGAGCGGGAGCTGGTGGTTCTGCGATACCTGCCGACCATGTACAAGGCGTCGGAGATCGCCGCAGATCTGTTCGTCTCGGTCAACACGGTGAAAACCCATCAGCAGTCGATCTATCGGAAGTTGGGGGTGTCGACGCGTCGTGAGGCGGTCGACCGAGCCCGCGAACGGGACCTGATCTGA
- a CDS encoding DUF2252 domain-containing protein has product MMHAGPGYLSITERVASGRAARKRVAPGELGEVPPGVLDAGTHRDPMELLLQQADSRVPELVPIRHGRMARSPFTFYRGAALPMADDLSQTPHSGMTVQLCGDAHLSNFGFFATPERRLAFDVNDFDETYPGPFEWDVKRLAASLVVAALDNGFGRKEGKAVARECACEYRETMAAQANLGTLDSWYSHTEPAGNLDGIRQTINAVTAKNLEKQIKKAWRHNTLQALSKLTTVTDGKIGFVSSPPLIVPVEELLDPTEMEGAYAELNERLRDFRETMPPHHRVLLDKFELVAMARKVVGVGSVGTRAWVVLFRGKDDGDPLLLQAKEAQESVLARYLDGPEHLNQGERVVNGQRLIQAVSDVFLGWDSGVGFDGVYRDFYLRQLRDGKGSVVIETLDPAALRAYGRVCGRVLAYGHARSGDPIAISEYLGSTDEFDRAMGRFAIRYAECNARDHATFVAAIDRGAIAAIADY; this is encoded by the coding sequence ATGATGCACGCCGGCCCCGGCTATCTCTCGATCACCGAGCGCGTGGCGTCCGGACGCGCCGCCAGGAAACGGGTGGCGCCGGGTGAGCTCGGCGAGGTGCCGCCCGGTGTGCTCGATGCGGGCACCCACCGAGACCCGATGGAATTGCTCCTGCAGCAGGCGGATTCCCGGGTACCCGAACTGGTGCCGATCCGCCACGGGCGGATGGCGCGGTCCCCGTTCACGTTCTATCGCGGCGCCGCACTCCCGATGGCCGACGATCTCTCGCAGACACCGCACAGTGGCATGACCGTACAACTCTGCGGGGATGCCCATCTGAGCAATTTCGGCTTCTTCGCGACCCCGGAACGTCGACTCGCCTTCGACGTCAACGATTTCGACGAGACATATCCCGGCCCCTTCGAATGGGATGTCAAGCGGTTGGCTGCGAGTCTTGTGGTGGCCGCGCTCGACAACGGATTCGGACGCAAGGAGGGGAAGGCCGTTGCGCGGGAGTGCGCCTGCGAATACCGCGAGACGATGGCCGCGCAGGCGAATCTCGGAACCCTGGACAGCTGGTACAGCCACACCGAGCCGGCCGGGAACCTGGACGGGATCCGGCAGACGATCAACGCCGTGACCGCCAAGAACCTGGAGAAGCAGATCAAGAAGGCGTGGCGGCACAACACCCTCCAGGCACTGTCGAAATTGACCACGGTGACCGACGGGAAGATCGGTTTCGTCAGTTCGCCGCCGCTGATCGTGCCGGTCGAGGAACTGCTGGATCCGACCGAGATGGAAGGCGCCTACGCCGAACTGAACGAGCGGTTGCGCGACTTCCGAGAGACGATGCCGCCGCATCATCGTGTCCTGCTGGACAAATTCGAACTCGTCGCGATGGCGCGCAAGGTGGTCGGCGTGGGCAGTGTGGGAACTCGGGCCTGGGTGGTGTTGTTCCGCGGCAAGGACGATGGCGATCCGTTGCTGTTGCAGGCCAAGGAGGCGCAGGAGTCGGTGCTCGCGCGCTATCTCGACGGTCCCGAACACCTGAACCAGGGTGAGCGGGTGGTCAACGGCCAGCGACTGATCCAGGCCGTCAGCGACGTGTTCCTCGGCTGGGACTCCGGTGTCGGTTTCGACGGCGTGTACCGGGACTTTTATCTCCGCCAATTGCGAGATGGCAAAGGCTCGGTGGTGATCGAGACCCTCGATCCCGCTGCACTCCGGGCTTACGGACGGGTGTGCGGCCGTGTCCTCGCCTACGGTCATGCGCGGTCCGGGGATCCGATCGCGATCTCCGAATACCTCGGGTCGACCGACGAATTCGATCGCGCCATGGGACGATTCGCTATCAGATACGCGGAATGCAACGCCCGTGATCACGCCACATTCGTGGCGGCCATCGACCGTGGAGCGATCGCAGCGATCGCCGACTACTAG
- a CDS encoding cytochrome P450, translating into MPEASELTSAHAFHPLDISATAFWEKDFRNRDDTFAELRAVDGLTWHRPAESMFPHEEAGYWAVTRHADIRHVSQHPELFSSSNGISMDPMPAEIQRSMTFFLTMDPPEHTRYRRLISMAFTPKQVRRIEAQIGANAKRIVGELLDDLDSGAPVDFTDAVSKKLPMLTISEMIGIHPDEHEAVAFAAESVFSASDDEYAGGLEEQAVFLMTQLGILTGAGVELAKKRRVDPRDDLMTNIVNAEVDGHRLTDDEIGAFMVLLGSAGNDTTKQTTSHAFKALIDNPDQRRWLLEDLEGRIGGAVDEFIRWSTPVISFARHAAVDTELAGTPIAAGEKVVLFYCSGNFDHEVFDDPYRFDLDRFPNPHVGFGGGGPHFCLGKQLAVMELTHLFTELLTRLPDVELGDPEYVRSDFVHGVKRMPIRRVAGSNRVSWPE; encoded by the coding sequence ATGCCCGAGGCCAGCGAACTGACCTCCGCTCACGCCTTCCATCCGCTCGACATATCGGCAACCGCCTTCTGGGAAAAGGACTTCCGCAACCGCGACGACACCTTCGCCGAGCTACGTGCCGTCGACGGTCTGACGTGGCATCGTCCGGCCGAATCGATGTTCCCGCATGAGGAGGCCGGATATTGGGCGGTGACGCGGCATGCCGACATCCGTCATGTCAGCCAGCACCCGGAACTCTTCAGTTCGAGCAACGGGATCAGCATGGATCCGATGCCTGCGGAGATCCAGCGGAGCATGACCTTCTTCCTGACAATGGACCCGCCCGAGCACACGCGCTATCGCCGGCTGATCTCGATGGCGTTCACGCCGAAGCAGGTCCGTCGCATCGAGGCGCAGATCGGGGCGAATGCAAAGCGGATCGTCGGCGAGTTGCTCGACGACCTGGATTCCGGCGCGCCCGTGGACTTCACAGACGCCGTGTCGAAGAAGCTCCCGATGCTGACGATCTCGGAGATGATCGGTATCCATCCCGACGAGCACGAAGCGGTCGCGTTCGCCGCGGAGAGCGTCTTCAGCGCCAGCGACGACGAGTACGCCGGTGGCCTGGAGGAGCAGGCGGTCTTCCTGATGACCCAACTCGGCATCCTGACCGGTGCCGGAGTGGAACTGGCGAAGAAGCGACGGGTGGACCCGCGCGACGATCTGATGACGAACATCGTCAACGCCGAAGTGGACGGGCACCGGCTCACCGACGATGAGATCGGCGCATTCATGGTGCTGCTCGGCTCGGCGGGCAACGACACCACCAAGCAGACGACTTCGCATGCCTTCAAGGCGCTGATCGACAATCCGGATCAGCGTCGGTGGCTGCTCGAGGATCTCGAGGGGCGGATCGGCGGAGCCGTCGACGAGTTCATCAGGTGGTCGACGCCGGTGATCAGCTTCGCCCGGCACGCGGCGGTCGACACAGAGCTCGCCGGCACGCCGATCGCGGCAGGGGAGAAAGTCGTCCTGTTCTACTGCTCAGGCAATTTCGACCATGAGGTCTTCGACGACCCGTATCGGTTCGACCTGGACCGTTTTCCCAATCCGCACGTCGGATTCGGTGGCGGGGGCCCGCACTTCTGTCTCGGCAAGCAGCTCGCCGTGATGGAACTGACGCATTTGTTCACCGAGCTTCTGACCCGGCTGCCCGACGTGGAACTCGGCGATCCGGAGTACGTGCGCAGTGACTTCGTTCACGGAGTGAAGCGGATGCCGATCCGTCGGGTCGCAGGCTCGAACAGGGTCAGCTGGCCGGAATGA
- a CDS encoding DUF1059 domain-containing protein codes for MKTRLTCPCGEMMKGTDEDELVTLVQKHLAENHPDHDYSRDEILFMAY; via the coding sequence ATGAAGACACGACTGACCTGCCCGTGCGGCGAGATGATGAAGGGCACTGACGAGGACGAGTTGGTGACGCTGGTGCAGAAGCACCTGGCCGAGAACCATCCCGACCACGACTACAGCCGGGACGAGATCCTGTTCATGGCCTACTGA
- a CDS encoding ferredoxin produces MRITVDTDRCVGHGLCEATSPEVFEVNDDGYVDIDDAAADTAGEPILREAANNCPSAALTLEP; encoded by the coding sequence ATGCGCATCACCGTCGACACCGACCGATGCGTCGGGCATGGTCTCTGCGAAGCCACCTCACCCGAGGTCTTCGAGGTGAACGACGACGGCTACGTCGACATCGATGATGCCGCCGCAGACACAGCGGGCGAGCCGATTCTGCGTGAGGCGGCAAACAACTGCCCGTCGGCGGCGCTCACCCTCGAACCCTGA
- a CDS encoding TetR/AcrR family transcriptional regulator — protein MARKENAPKRERRERGSIDPEEIIKGAFELAEEIGVDNLSMPLLGKHLGVGVTSIYWYFRKKDDLLNAMTDRALERYGLAAALKHSSDDWRTRLHDHAHAMRDVFLKNPILCDLILIRSSLGPRNAQLGALEIERSVENLMREGLSLEDAYDSYSAVQLHVRGSVVLERLHEKNKAEDSAAQAYYENLIITPDQTPLLAEAAAKGRVGGAPDEQNFEYGLSCILDHTSRLIDEQKNAPKSAAKRSRVATKAPATKAAPRRRARSAAGS, from the coding sequence ATGGCACGCAAGGAGAACGCCCCGAAGCGCGAACGGCGGGAGCGGGGATCCATCGATCCCGAGGAAATCATCAAGGGCGCTTTCGAACTCGCCGAGGAGATCGGCGTCGACAACCTGAGCATGCCGTTGCTCGGCAAGCATCTCGGCGTCGGCGTGACGAGTATCTACTGGTACTTCCGCAAGAAGGACGACCTCCTCAACGCGATGACCGACCGCGCCCTCGAACGGTACGGCCTCGCCGCGGCCCTCAAGCATTCGAGCGACGACTGGCGGACGCGTCTCCATGATCACGCTCACGCCATGCGGGACGTGTTCTTGAAGAACCCGATCCTCTGCGATCTCATCCTCATCAGGTCCTCGCTCGGGCCGCGCAATGCGCAGCTCGGCGCGCTGGAGATCGAGAGGTCGGTGGAGAACCTGATGCGCGAAGGGCTGTCCCTCGAGGATGCCTATGACAGCTACTCGGCAGTGCAGCTGCACGTACGAGGGTCGGTGGTGCTCGAGCGCCTGCACGAGAAGAACAAGGCCGAGGACTCGGCCGCCCAGGCGTACTACGAGAATCTGATCATCACACCCGATCAGACCCCATTGCTCGCCGAGGCCGCCGCCAAGGGCCGCGTGGGCGGCGCTCCCGACGAGCAGAACTTCGAGTACGGGCTGAGCTGCATTCTCGACCACACCAGTCGGCTCATCGACGAGCAGAAGAACGCGCCGAAGAGTGCGGCCAAGCGTTCACGGGTTGCCACCAAGGCGCCGGCCACCAAGGCCGCTCCGCGTCGGCGGGCGAGGTCCGCCGCCGGCAGCTGA
- a CDS encoding LysR family transcriptional regulator translates to MDVKRLRLLREFADRGAVGAVADAMHMTPSAVSQQLKVLAKESGVELLEQDGRRIRLTDAGRALVLRADEVIAAVERAQEEMAGYRSGKSSVRLAMFPSGATLLLPAVLDRASGAGIDVHASELDVGYSDAAPSLADFDVVVTHRDERTASVREPRVEVTELMREPVDVVVARESTLAHHDEVEVAELADHDWISVEGGFPVDDVLLSISAVTGVAPRVTQRMLDFATIEAIVAAGHGIALIPRFAVRHPGVKRLELKGVRAARVYEALTRPSSRIAVQAVVGHLSESARRESDRSRT, encoded by the coding sequence ATGGATGTGAAGCGGCTGCGGTTGCTGCGGGAGTTCGCCGATCGCGGAGCGGTCGGTGCCGTCGCCGACGCGATGCACATGACGCCGTCTGCGGTGTCGCAGCAGCTGAAGGTGCTCGCCAAGGAGTCCGGCGTGGAACTCCTCGAGCAAGACGGCAGGCGGATACGCCTCACGGACGCGGGTCGGGCTCTGGTCCTGCGCGCCGACGAGGTGATCGCCGCCGTCGAGCGGGCCCAGGAGGAGATGGCCGGGTACCGGTCGGGGAAGAGCTCGGTGCGCCTGGCGATGTTCCCGTCGGGTGCGACGCTGTTGCTGCCGGCCGTGCTCGATAGGGCCTCGGGTGCGGGGATCGACGTGCACGCCTCCGAACTCGACGTCGGCTACTCCGATGCGGCGCCGTCGCTGGCGGATTTCGACGTCGTGGTGACCCACCGGGACGAGCGCACGGCGTCGGTGCGTGAACCCCGTGTCGAGGTGACCGAGTTGATGCGTGAGCCGGTGGACGTGGTGGTCGCCCGCGAATCGACGCTGGCGCACCACGACGAGGTCGAGGTCGCCGAGCTGGCCGACCACGACTGGATCAGCGTGGAGGGGGGATTCCCCGTCGACGATGTGTTGCTGTCGATTTCGGCGGTGACCGGCGTGGCTCCCCGGGTGACGCAACGGATGCTCGACTTCGCGACCATCGAGGCCATCGTCGCGGCCGGTCACGGTATCGCGCTGATACCGCGCTTCGCGGTGCGGCATCCCGGGGTGAAACGGTTGGAACTCAAGGGTGTTCGGGCGGCACGGGTGTACGAGGCGCTGACCCGGCCGTCGTCGCGGATTGCGGTGCAGGCCGTGGTGGGCCACCTCTCGGAGTCGGCCCGGCGTGAATCCGACCGTTCCCGAACATGA
- a CDS encoding GlxA family transcriptional regulator, translating to MRTAIHVFDDASLFHIAAPQMVFGEVARLGLAEDWATTLWSLDGGAVRTAEGNTLSDVADPSVADDADIVIIPTWPADLPPIGDGLRTVIRDAHARGAVIVGLCLGAVAVADSGLIAGRSAVTHWQWMSQLAQRDPTLRMDSSVLYIDHGDVITSAGTAASIDACLHIVRRFLGASAANRVARSLVVAPHRDGGQAQYIERPVADHPAGDPISDVCSWALAHLDHDLSVDELAARARMSRRSLVRNFRGATGMSPAKWVLDHRLDEARVLLERTRWGMDRIAHACGFGSAVTMRQNFVKVYATTPSAYRATFGIEAAATSSSAMM from the coding sequence ATGCGCACCGCCATCCATGTGTTCGACGACGCGTCGCTGTTTCACATCGCCGCGCCGCAGATGGTGTTCGGTGAGGTGGCACGGCTCGGTCTCGCCGAGGATTGGGCGACGACGCTGTGGTCGCTCGACGGCGGCGCGGTGCGGACCGCCGAGGGCAACACGCTGTCCGATGTCGCGGATCCGTCGGTGGCCGACGACGCCGACATCGTGATCATCCCCACCTGGCCCGCCGACCTGCCGCCGATCGGCGACGGACTCCGGACCGTGATCCGCGACGCGCATGCGCGTGGGGCGGTGATCGTCGGTCTGTGCCTTGGAGCGGTGGCCGTTGCGGACTCGGGTCTCATCGCCGGGCGGTCCGCGGTCACCCACTGGCAGTGGATGTCTCAACTCGCCCAGCGTGATCCGACCCTGCGGATGGATTCGTCGGTGCTCTACATCGACCACGGCGACGTGATCACGTCGGCTGGCACCGCCGCATCCATCGACGCATGCCTGCACATCGTCCGGCGATTCCTCGGTGCGTCGGCGGCCAATCGGGTGGCGCGCAGTCTGGTCGTGGCACCGCACCGCGACGGCGGCCAGGCCCAATACATCGAGCGTCCCGTCGCCGACCATCCTGCCGGTGACCCGATCTCGGACGTGTGTTCCTGGGCGCTGGCACACCTCGATCACGATCTCTCGGTCGATGAACTGGCCGCGCGTGCGCGCATGAGCCGTCGGAGCCTGGTCCGCAACTTTCGGGGCGCCACCGGGATGTCGCCGGCGAAATGGGTTCTGGACCATCGCCTGGACGAGGCCCGTGTGCTGCTCGAGCGGACACGATGGGGAATGGACCGTATCGCCCACGCCTGTGGATTCGGGAGTGCGGTGACGATGAGGCAGAACTTCGTAAAGGTGTACGCGACCACGCCGTCCGCCTATCGAGCGACCTTCGGCATCGAGGCGGCCGCGACATCATCATCCGCGATGATGTAG
- a CDS encoding cysteine hydrolase family protein — protein sequence MTATPRRALIVVDVQQEYFDGPLQIQYPPRDDALANIVTAIDAATSAGIPVVVVQHTYPDGTPVFAEGTPGWQLHPSIVEATPASAKHVRKQFGSVFAGTDVADWLAGHDVDTITIVGFMANNCDIATAVEAEGLGLNSEILSDATGAIHLANEAGTVSAEDLHRTLMVLLQSNFAAVATTADWRTALESGSALTKNNLVSSAVGGRTARV from the coding sequence ATGACCGCCACACCGCGCCGCGCCCTGATCGTCGTCGACGTCCAGCAGGAGTACTTCGACGGACCGCTGCAGATCCAGTACCCACCCCGGGACGACGCGCTGGCGAACATCGTGACCGCCATCGACGCCGCGACGTCGGCGGGCATCCCGGTCGTCGTCGTACAACACACCTATCCCGATGGGACGCCGGTGTTCGCCGAAGGAACACCGGGTTGGCAATTGCACCCCTCGATCGTCGAGGCGACGCCGGCTTCGGCCAAGCACGTGCGCAAGCAGTTCGGATCGGTCTTCGCCGGCACCGACGTCGCCGACTGGCTCGCCGGACACGACGTCGACACCATCACCATCGTCGGGTTCATGGCCAACAACTGCGACATCGCGACCGCCGTCGAGGCCGAGGGGCTCGGGCTGAACAGCGAGATCCTCTCCGACGCGACCGGCGCGATCCATCTCGCCAACGAGGCCGGGACGGTGTCGGCGGAAGATCTGCACCGGACTCTGATGGTGCTGCTGCAGTCGAACTTCGCCGCTGTCGCGACCACGGCAGACTGGCGGACGGCGCTCGAATCGGGCAGCGCTCTGACCAAGAACAATCTGGTGAGCTCTGCCGTCGGAGGCCGCACCGCCCGCGTGTGA
- a CDS encoding LLM class flavin-dependent oxidoreductase yields MKKIGFLSFGHWSDSPGSQVRSGSDALLQSIDLAVAAEELGADGAYFRVHHFARQLASPFPLLAAAGAKTSTIELGTGVIDMRYENPLYMAEDAGAADLIAGGRLQLGISRGSPEQVIEGYKYFGYVPQEDSSDAEMARQHADVFLKVIDGSGFAQPNPRPMFPNPPGPLPIEPQSPGLRDRIWWGAGSRATAEWTAQQGMNLMSSTLLTEDTGVPFHKLQAEQIQRFRDAWAEAGHSREPRVSVSRSIFALVDDRDREYFGRGGTEDDQVGVIDNTVARFGRSYSDEPDKLIEQLREDEAIAAADTLLLTVPNQLGVEYNAHVIEAILTHVAPELGWR; encoded by the coding sequence ATGAAGAAGATCGGTTTCCTGTCGTTCGGCCACTGGTCGGACTCGCCGGGCTCACAGGTCCGCTCCGGCTCCGATGCGCTGCTGCAGTCCATCGACCTGGCCGTCGCCGCCGAAGAGCTCGGCGCGGACGGCGCCTACTTCCGGGTGCATCATTTCGCCCGGCAGCTGGCGTCGCCGTTCCCGTTACTGGCCGCCGCGGGCGCCAAGACCAGCACCATCGAGCTCGGCACCGGCGTCATCGACATGCGCTACGAGAACCCGCTGTACATGGCCGAGGACGCGGGCGCCGCCGATCTCATCGCAGGCGGCCGGCTGCAACTCGGCATCAGCCGGGGATCCCCGGAACAGGTCATCGAGGGGTACAAGTACTTCGGCTATGTGCCACAGGAGGATTCGTCGGACGCGGAGATGGCCCGACAGCATGCCGACGTTTTCCTCAAGGTCATCGACGGCAGCGGTTTCGCGCAACCCAATCCGCGACCGATGTTCCCGAATCCGCCCGGCCCGCTGCCCATCGAACCCCAGTCCCCCGGTCTCCGGGACCGGATCTGGTGGGGCGCCGGGTCCCGCGCGACCGCGGAATGGACAGCGCAGCAGGGGATGAACCTGATGAGTTCCACATTGCTGACCGAGGACACCGGCGTCCCGTTCCACAAGCTGCAGGCCGAACAGATCCAGCGCTTCCGGGATGCCTGGGCTGAGGCGGGCCACTCCCGTGAACCGCGAGTGTCGGTGAGCCGCAGCATCTTCGCGCTCGTCGACGACCGTGACCGCGAATACTTCGGTCGGGGCGGTACCGAAGACGACCAGGTGGGCGTCATCGACAACACGGTCGCCCGGTTCGGACGGAGCTATTCCGACGAGCCGGACAAGCTGATCGAGCAGCTCCGTGAGGACGAGGCCATCGCCGCCGCCGACACCCTGCTGTTGACCGTCCCGAATCAGCTCGGCGTCGAGTACAACGCGCACGTGATCGAGGCAATCCTCACGCACGTCGCGCCGGAACTCGGCTGGCGCTGA